The following are from one region of the Streptomyces decoyicus genome:
- a CDS encoding LacI family DNA-binding transcriptional regulator produces MTAPGEAARPKPARRPTIKDIARRAGVSESAVSFALNDRPGVSQDTRARVRRVAEELGWQANSAARALSGERAGAMGLVLARPAQTLGVESFFLQLVSGIQEVLSARKIALLFQVVEDLDAECALYRRWWAERRVDGVLVVDPRTEDPRPKLLASLGLPAVVVGGPATREPDLSAPGTSAPAVSVPAGAPSRPLLSSVWADDSKAMARVLDHLYGLGHRRIVHIAGLPGLAHTERRIRSLRTEADLRGLDHRHVHSVTTDYSDAEGAEATRRLLDAAQPPTAIIYDNDVMAVAGASVAAGRGLAVPGTLSIVAWDDSALCRVTHPRLTALVRDTPGFGRLAAQELLAVLDGGPLRTVQGELPHLEARESTAAPGTP; encoded by the coding sequence ATGACAGCGCCCGGTGAGGCGGCCCGGCCCAAGCCGGCCCGCCGACCGACGATCAAGGACATCGCGCGCCGGGCCGGGGTGTCGGAGAGCGCCGTCTCCTTCGCGCTCAACGACCGGCCCGGTGTCTCCCAGGACACCCGCGCCCGGGTCCGGCGCGTCGCGGAGGAACTCGGCTGGCAGGCCAACAGCGCCGCCCGCGCCCTGTCCGGCGAACGCGCCGGCGCCATGGGGCTGGTGCTCGCCCGGCCCGCACAGACCCTGGGCGTGGAGTCCTTCTTCCTCCAGCTCGTCTCCGGCATCCAGGAAGTGCTCTCCGCACGGAAGATCGCCCTCCTCTTCCAGGTCGTGGAGGATCTCGACGCCGAGTGCGCGCTCTACCGCCGCTGGTGGGCCGAGCGCCGGGTGGACGGTGTCCTCGTGGTCGACCCGCGCACCGAGGACCCACGGCCAAAGCTGCTCGCCTCGCTCGGTCTGCCCGCCGTGGTCGTCGGCGGCCCGGCCACGCGGGAGCCGGACCTCTCCGCGCCCGGCACGTCCGCCCCCGCCGTGTCCGTACCGGCCGGCGCCCCGTCCCGCCCGCTGCTCTCCAGCGTCTGGGCCGACGACTCCAAGGCCATGGCCCGGGTCCTCGATCACCTCTACGGCCTCGGACACCGCCGCATCGTCCACATCGCGGGGCTGCCCGGCCTCGCCCACACCGAGCGCCGGATCCGCTCCCTGCGCACCGAAGCGGACCTGCGGGGCCTCGACCACCGGCACGTCCACTCGGTGACCACCGACTACTCCGACGCCGAGGGGGCCGAGGCCACCCGCCGCCTCCTCGACGCCGCACAGCCGCCCACCGCGATCATCTACGACAACGACGTGATGGCCGTGGCCGGCGCCTCCGTCGCCGCCGGGCGGGGCCTCGCCGTACCGGGCACGCTGTCGATCGTGGCCTGGGACGACTCGGCGCTGTGCCGCGTCACCCACCCCCGGCTCACCGCACTCGTCCGCGACACCCCCGGCTTCGGCAGGCTCGCCGCCCAGGAACTCCTCGCGGTCCTCGACGGCGGGCCGCTGCGGACCGTACAGGGCGAACTGCCGCATCTGGAGGCACGGGAGAGCACCGCGGCGCCCGGCACCCCCTAG
- a CDS encoding SDR family oxidoreductase has protein sequence MADKGEAPVPSAPRPRVLVTGATGYIGGRLVPELLEAGYAVRALARTPEKLRDHPWADRAEVQRGDVTDADSVRTAMDGVEVAYYLVHALGSGRRFEDTDRRAAEIFARQARAAGVRRIVYLGGLSPQGIPERDLSPHLRSRAEVAGILLASGVPTAVLRAAVIIGSGSASFEMLRYLTERLPVMVTPSWVRTRIQPIAVRDVLRYLVGCARLPDDVSRTFDIGGPDILTYRDMMQRYAQVAGLPERLILAVPMLTPRLSSLWIGLVTPVPPGLARPLAESLRYEVVCHEHDIARYVPDPDPPGHPIAFDDALELALRRVRDAEVTTRWSNAAVPGAPSDPLPTDPDWAGGSLYTDRRERTVDAPPEVLWRVVEGIGGDNGWYSFPLAWAVRGWLDRLVGGVGLRRGRRDAGRLRVGDSLDFWRVEEVVPGRLLRLRAEMRLPGLAWLELTVGHDAQGRTLYGQRALFHPHGLTGHAYWWSISPFHAAVFGGMARNIAAAATAEHHARPA, from the coding sequence ATGGCCGACAAAGGCGAGGCCCCGGTGCCGTCCGCGCCGCGCCCGCGTGTGCTGGTCACCGGCGCCACCGGCTATATCGGCGGCCGTCTGGTCCCCGAGCTGCTCGAGGCCGGATACGCCGTACGGGCACTCGCCAGGACGCCGGAGAAGCTGCGCGACCACCCCTGGGCCGACCGGGCGGAGGTGCAGCGCGGCGATGTCACCGACGCCGACTCGGTGCGCACCGCCATGGACGGCGTCGAGGTCGCCTACTACCTCGTGCATGCCCTGGGCAGCGGCCGGCGGTTCGAGGACACGGACCGCAGGGCCGCGGAGATCTTCGCCCGCCAGGCCCGCGCCGCCGGAGTGCGCCGGATCGTCTACCTCGGCGGACTCAGTCCCCAGGGCATCCCCGAACGGGACCTGTCGCCCCACCTGCGCTCCCGCGCCGAGGTCGCCGGCATCCTGCTGGCATCCGGCGTCCCCACCGCCGTGCTACGCGCCGCCGTCATCATCGGTTCCGGCTCGGCCTCGTTCGAGATGCTGCGCTATCTCACCGAGCGGCTGCCGGTCATGGTCACCCCCAGCTGGGTGCGCACCCGCATCCAGCCGATCGCCGTCCGCGACGTGCTGCGCTACCTCGTCGGCTGCGCCCGCCTCCCCGACGACGTCAGCCGGACCTTCGACATCGGCGGGCCCGACATCCTCACCTACCGCGACATGATGCAGCGCTACGCACAGGTCGCCGGCCTGCCCGAACGGCTGATCCTCGCCGTGCCGATGCTCACCCCCCGTCTGTCCAGCCTCTGGATCGGCCTGGTCACCCCCGTGCCGCCCGGCCTGGCCCGTCCGCTGGCCGAATCACTGCGCTACGAGGTCGTCTGCCACGAGCACGACATCGCCCGCTACGTCCCCGACCCGGACCCGCCGGGCCACCCCATCGCCTTCGACGACGCGCTGGAACTGGCGCTGCGCCGGGTACGGGACGCCGAGGTCACCACCCGCTGGTCCAATGCCGCGGTGCCCGGCGCACCGAGCGATCCGCTCCCCACCGACCCCGACTGGGCCGGCGGCAGCCTCTACACCGACCGGCGGGAGCGGACCGTGGACGCCCCGCCGGAGGTGCTGTGGCGGGTGGTCGAAGGCATCGGCGGCGACAACGGCTGGTACTCCTTCCCGCTCGCCTGGGCGGTGCGCGGCTGGCTGGACCGGCTGGTCGGCGGGGTGGGGCTGCGCCGCGGCCGGCGGGACGCGGGCCGGCTCCGGGTCGGTGACTCGCTCGACTTCTGGCGCGTCGAGGAGGTCGTGCCGGGCCGGCTGCTGCGGCTGCGCGCCGAGATGCGGCTCCCCGGCCTGGCCTGGCTGGAACTGACGGTCGGCCATGACGCCCAGGGCCGCACGCTGTACGGCCAGCGGGCCCTGTTCCATCCGCACGGACTGACCGGCCATGCGTACTGGTGGTCCATCTCGCCGTTCCACGCCGCGGTGTTCGGCGGTATGGCCCGCAACATCGCGGCCGCCGCCACGGCCGAGCACCACGCTCGTCCGGCGTGA
- a CDS encoding lysozyme, protein MPLRRSGPARRTVPIAAGTLFSLLSVLALPLALPGSATASDAEKRPAHPEQDWMGSTIAAHEGVVRAGGSQPRASSKRAVSGVDVSSHNGKVGWHALRKSGVRFAYVKASEGTSYTNPYFAQQYRGSYASGMIHGAYHFALPDHSSGGSQARYFADHGGDWSADGRTLPGALDMEYNPYGATCYGKSHKAMVGWIHDFVRTYREETGRDAVIYTSTNWWKRCTGNSGKFGRTNPLWIPRYGSSVGKLPAGWRFHSIWQHTSSGHPVGDRNRFNGTYTRLKVLANGDD, encoded by the coding sequence ATGCCCTTGCGCAGATCCGGTCCGGCCCGCCGTACAGTCCCTATTGCGGCCGGAACTCTCTTCTCTCTTCTCTCCGTGCTCGCTCTGCCCCTCGCGCTGCCCGGCTCCGCCACGGCGTCGGATGCCGAGAAGAGACCCGCCCACCCCGAACAGGACTGGATGGGTTCCACCATCGCGGCCCATGAAGGCGTCGTCCGGGCCGGTGGTTCCCAGCCGCGGGCCTCCTCCAAAAGGGCCGTGTCCGGCGTCGATGTCTCCAGCCACAACGGCAAGGTCGGCTGGCATGCGCTGCGCAAGTCCGGGGTGCGTTTCGCGTACGTCAAGGCCAGCGAGGGGACCAGCTACACCAACCCGTACTTCGCGCAGCAGTACAGAGGCTCGTACGCCTCCGGCATGATCCACGGCGCGTACCACTTCGCGCTGCCCGACCACTCCAGCGGCGGTTCCCAGGCGCGGTACTTCGCCGACCACGGCGGCGACTGGTCCGCTGACGGCAGGACGCTGCCCGGCGCGCTCGACATGGAGTACAACCCTTACGGCGCGACCTGCTACGGCAAGAGCCACAAGGCGATGGTCGGCTGGATCCACGACTTCGTGCGCACCTACCGTGAGGAGACCGGCCGCGACGCGGTCATCTACACCTCCACCAACTGGTGGAAGCGGTGCACCGGCAACTCCGGCAAGTTCGGCAGGACCAACCCGCTGTGGATTCCGCGCTACGGCTCCTCCGTGGGCAAGCTGCCGGCCGGCTGGCGGTTTCACAGCATCTGGCAGCACACCTCCTCGGGCCACCCGGTCGGCGACCGCAACCGCTTCAACGGCACGTACACCCGTCTCAAGGTCCTTGCGAACGGCGACGACTGA